In Rhodococcus sp. OK302, one genomic interval encodes:
- a CDS encoding NfeD family protein: MAALIWLIGALVLAGAEALVGDFFLLMLAGGALATAGFSSVTDFPVWVDAVMFGVSSAALILVVRPFLLRRFGTPPPTAMGIQALEGKHAIVLEEVGEHAGQVKLNGEVWTARPLDSSEVYPPGTTVTVMEINGATAVVWRGP; the protein is encoded by the coding sequence GTGGCTGCACTTATTTGGCTTATCGGAGCACTCGTGCTCGCCGGCGCCGAAGCACTGGTAGGAGATTTTTTCCTGCTGATGCTCGCCGGTGGCGCGCTGGCCACTGCCGGCTTCAGTTCGGTCACGGATTTTCCCGTGTGGGTGGACGCCGTGATGTTCGGTGTGTCGTCGGCAGCATTGATATTGGTCGTTCGGCCTTTTCTGTTGCGGCGCTTCGGCACCCCGCCGCCCACCGCGATGGGAATTCAGGCACTCGAAGGCAAGCACGCCATCGTTCTCGAAGAGGTGGGAGAGCATGCCGGTCAGGTCAAACTGAACGGCGAAGTATGGACGGCTCGCCCCCTCGATAGCTCCGAGGTGTACCCGCCGGGCACCACGGTGACGGTGATGGAAATCAACGGCGCAACAGCAGTTGTCTGGAGGGGACCTTAA
- a CDS encoding SPFH domain-containing protein: MAALIVLGVVVLFVILVVAKSVALVPQAEAAVIERLGRYSKTVSGQLTFLIPFADRVRAKVDLRERVVSFPPQPVITQDNLTLSIDTVVYFQVTNPQAAVYEISNYIAAVEQLTTTTLRNVVGGMTLEETLTSRDSINGQLRGVLDEATGRWGLRVARVELKSIDPPPSIQESMEKQMKADREKRAMILTAEGHRESAIKTAEGAKQSQILSAEGNRQASILNAEGERQSQILRAQGDRAAKYLQAQGEAKAIEKVFAAIKAGKPTPEMLAYQYLQTLPQMAQGDANKVWLVPSDFGDALKGFATTLGAQGQDGVFRYEPSTADADLPKPEDDSAEVAEWFESKSDPAIAETVRAAEVAARTPVEDPATAVRSLRDTVPQAPASGFTEPELPPAGESAFPGQPPVQSDREEFQQKYPYQDQPPEGGPRH, from the coding sequence ATGGCAGCACTCATAGTGCTCGGTGTGGTGGTGCTTTTCGTGATCTTGGTGGTCGCGAAGTCGGTAGCACTGGTGCCGCAGGCTGAGGCCGCGGTCATCGAGCGGCTCGGTCGATACTCGAAGACGGTATCGGGTCAGCTCACATTCTTGATCCCGTTCGCGGACCGGGTGCGCGCGAAGGTTGACCTGCGTGAACGCGTCGTGTCGTTCCCGCCACAACCGGTGATCACCCAGGACAACCTGACGCTGTCCATCGATACCGTCGTGTACTTCCAGGTCACCAACCCGCAGGCAGCGGTCTACGAAATCAGTAACTACATTGCCGCTGTCGAGCAGTTGACCACGACGACGCTGCGTAACGTCGTCGGCGGTATGACGCTGGAAGAGACGCTGACCTCGCGTGATTCCATCAACGGTCAGCTGCGCGGCGTACTCGACGAAGCAACCGGACGTTGGGGCTTGCGCGTCGCCCGTGTGGAGCTCAAGAGCATTGATCCGCCGCCGTCGATTCAGGAGTCGATGGAAAAGCAGATGAAGGCCGACCGTGAGAAGCGCGCCATGATTCTGACTGCTGAGGGTCATCGTGAATCTGCGATCAAGACCGCCGAGGGCGCCAAACAGAGCCAGATCCTTTCCGCGGAGGGCAACCGGCAGGCCTCCATCCTCAACGCCGAGGGTGAGCGTCAGTCGCAGATCCTTCGTGCGCAAGGTGATCGCGCTGCCAAGTACCTGCAGGCGCAGGGTGAGGCCAAGGCTATCGAGAAGGTCTTTGCCGCAATCAAGGCTGGCAAGCCCACCCCGGAAATGCTTGCGTACCAGTACCTTCAGACATTGCCGCAAATGGCGCAGGGCGATGCCAACAAGGTGTGGCTCGTTCCGAGTGACTTCGGAGATGCGCTCAAGGGTTTCGCGACAACCCTTGGTGCACAGGGTCAGGATGGCGTATTCCGCTACGAACCGTCCACAGCCGACGCGGACCTCCCAAAGCCTGAGGACGATTCAGCCGAGGTAGCAGAGTGGTTCGAGTCCAAGTCTGATCCGGCCATCGCGGAAACTGTGCGCGCAGCGGAAGTTGCTGCTCGGACACCCGTCGAGGATCCGGCAACGGCCGTTCGATCGCTTCGTGACACTGTCCCGCAGGCTCCGGCTTCAGGATTCACCGAGCCGGAACTCCCACCGGCGGGCGAGAGTGCCTTCCCCGGACAGCCTCCCGTGCAGTCCGACCGTGAAGAGTTCCAGCAGAAGTACCCGTACCAGGATCAGCCGCCAGAAGGCGGACCCAGGCACTGA
- a CDS encoding sensor histidine kinase: protein MKHDAHTTPWWSIGEWRLSWKVFAVFAVPMLVAVLLGGIRVQNELTDASNLSTSAERTFALPAALRLEQALNDLAVTSASGGEMDTAVAEATTAIQEFATAGIVFQTDAALYDQVSRTLRNSQAFVDEVSVGSLSPDQLVSRLTDMSNQIWTPFSDVMNKSQLPLLSKRGAEFEAMWGARQALTNQSILYGTGDVDQQTRTILTSTAGSELTSLGGVMRIATPGGVLPPIDEGNAQDPFAALKPPQGSAMSRIGEIGATASTSPLSGEIGIGLQTSRDQYDAIATAAIARFVPAVTAETSAAQSAALRDAALVIGAVLAALVIALVISRSLVNPIRRLRFSALTASRHGLPEAIERIRAGENVTDLELPRVPIDTHEEIGQLARAVDDLNGQAITLAGEQATLRRQVNDVFETLSRRNKSLVEQQLSLIEQLEQDEDDPRRLENLFRLDHVATRMRRNSDNLLILSGGEGRRVRTVRTESIALFDALRAAVSGVENYVRIELGQIPSAVVSGQASADVVHLITELLDNALRYSPPETPVTIDGARTNDGSVLVEIADLGIGMSSADLLDANGRLASEGEMSPETARHMGLFVISRISRRYDISVRLRPSHTSSDHSGVTAMVYLPAALLEAPRDNAVRPPTVPFVAPGFPAPAANEPAYSVTTVQRTATRVVEAPAVSANGLPLRQPSNTFAVTLPPPAWGAPAAAVSPSADSMLPTANTLPRRTPGNSGVPGVGNALATDPAPAPAPAPAPAPAVTETSVSQPDTSVPKPAPRHLFNTPSPTNTAAFFSSRTRNAIPPHVDVFSEVAPEATSANPPTASPIFARMVTEWLVDPTDDKSSATSESIWTTEADEGWVAARASTGMPVTRISDSGLPIRDRGARLVPGAVGTATGPSRPGPHRQSADPENIRRGWTDYQSGVSRGRRHAMSENNTSLHSSTYVQKDEGEQ from the coding sequence ATGAAACACGATGCACACACAACCCCGTGGTGGTCGATCGGCGAATGGCGCCTCAGCTGGAAGGTTTTCGCAGTCTTCGCAGTTCCGATGCTCGTCGCCGTCCTGCTCGGCGGCATTCGGGTCCAGAACGAACTGACCGACGCCTCGAACCTCAGTACATCGGCAGAACGTACGTTCGCCCTCCCGGCGGCACTTCGCTTGGAGCAAGCCCTCAACGACCTAGCAGTCACATCCGCCTCCGGCGGCGAAATGGATACTGCCGTCGCGGAAGCCACAACCGCGATACAAGAATTTGCTACCGCCGGGATCGTGTTCCAAACCGACGCAGCGCTCTACGACCAGGTCTCTAGGACTCTTCGGAACAGCCAAGCTTTCGTCGACGAAGTTTCAGTCGGCTCACTATCTCCAGATCAACTCGTCTCCCGCCTCACCGACATGTCGAACCAGATCTGGACACCGTTCTCCGATGTCATGAATAAATCACAGTTGCCGCTTCTGAGTAAGCGAGGTGCCGAGTTCGAGGCGATGTGGGGAGCCCGTCAAGCACTCACCAATCAGAGCATTTTGTACGGTACCGGCGACGTCGATCAACAAACGCGAACCATCCTCACTTCCACGGCCGGCTCAGAACTCACCAGCCTCGGTGGAGTCATGCGAATTGCCACGCCAGGTGGGGTGCTCCCGCCAATCGACGAAGGCAATGCCCAGGATCCCTTTGCTGCACTGAAGCCCCCGCAGGGATCCGCAATGAGTCGCATCGGCGAAATCGGCGCCACAGCGTCGACGTCCCCGTTGAGCGGCGAGATCGGCATCGGCCTGCAGACCAGTCGCGATCAGTACGACGCCATCGCCACGGCAGCGATCGCCCGGTTTGTTCCCGCCGTGACCGCCGAAACCAGCGCCGCCCAATCCGCAGCTCTTCGAGACGCTGCACTGGTTATTGGCGCCGTGCTCGCGGCCCTCGTCATAGCTTTGGTCATCAGTCGCTCGCTGGTAAATCCCATTAGGCGCCTTCGATTCTCAGCTCTTACGGCATCACGACACGGACTCCCCGAAGCGATCGAACGAATCCGCGCCGGTGAGAATGTCACCGACCTCGAATTACCGCGTGTCCCCATCGACACGCACGAGGAAATCGGACAACTTGCACGGGCTGTTGACGACCTGAACGGCCAAGCGATCACACTCGCCGGCGAGCAGGCAACACTCCGTCGTCAGGTCAACGACGTGTTCGAAACGCTCTCCCGCCGCAACAAGTCCCTCGTCGAGCAGCAACTCAGCTTGATCGAGCAGCTCGAACAGGACGAAGACGACCCGAGACGCCTCGAGAACCTCTTCCGCCTCGACCATGTCGCCACGCGAATGCGACGCAACAGCGATAACCTTCTGATCCTCTCCGGTGGCGAAGGACGACGCGTACGAACCGTACGAACCGAATCGATCGCGCTCTTCGACGCGCTGCGTGCCGCCGTCTCCGGTGTCGAAAACTACGTTCGCATCGAGCTCGGGCAGATTCCGTCTGCGGTGGTCAGCGGGCAGGCCAGTGCCGATGTCGTGCATCTGATCACCGAACTCCTCGATAATGCGTTGCGATACTCACCGCCCGAAACTCCGGTGACGATCGATGGCGCTCGCACCAACGACGGTTCAGTGCTCGTGGAGATTGCCGATCTCGGTATCGGCATGTCCTCGGCCGATTTGCTCGACGCCAATGGACGTCTCGCATCCGAAGGGGAGATGAGCCCCGAAACTGCCCGCCACATGGGGCTTTTCGTTATCAGTCGTATCAGTCGTCGATACGATATTTCGGTACGCCTGCGCCCGTCGCACACGTCATCAGACCACAGCGGTGTCACCGCTATGGTTTACCTGCCTGCGGCGTTGCTCGAGGCCCCCCGTGACAATGCAGTTCGACCGCCGACCGTTCCCTTTGTTGCTCCGGGGTTTCCCGCGCCTGCTGCGAATGAACCTGCGTACTCGGTCACGACGGTCCAACGCACCGCAACTCGGGTGGTTGAGGCACCGGCCGTATCGGCTAACGGACTTCCGCTGCGCCAACCGAGCAATACCTTTGCGGTCACCTTGCCGCCACCTGCTTGGGGCGCTCCCGCTGCAGCCGTTTCACCGTCGGCTGACAGCATGCTTCCCACGGCGAACACACTTCCTCGCCGTACCCCCGGGAACAGTGGGGTACCCGGCGTCGGTAATGCCCTCGCAACTGACCCAGCACCAGCACCAGCACCGGCACCGGCACCGGCACCGGCCGTCACGGAAACATCCGTCTCTCAACCGGATACGAGTGTCCCGAAACCTGCGCCGCGGCACCTGTTCAACACCCCCAGTCCGACCAACACTGCGGCGTTCTTCTCTTCCCGGACGCGCAACGCGATACCGCCGCATGTGGACGTCTTCAGCGAGGTTGCTCCCGAGGCTACCTCTGCCAATCCGCCGACTGCATCCCCGATCTTTGCCCGCATGGTGACCGAGTGGCTGGTCGATCCGACAGACGACAAATCCAGTGCGACAAGCGAAAGCATCTGGACAACCGAAGCTGACGAGGGTTGGGTTGCCGCGCGCGCGTCGACGGGCATGCCCGTCACCAGGATCTCCGATTCCGGTCTCCCGATCCGGGACCGCGGCGCACGACTGGTTCCCGGAGCTGTCGGAACGGCAACTGGCCCTTCCCGTCCCGGACCCCACCGACAGAGCGCCGACCCGGAAAACATCCGACGGGGATGGACTGACTACCAATCAGGCGTCAGTCGCGGACGACGGCACGCCATGAGTGAGAACAACACATCCCTACACTCGTCCACATATGTTCAGAAAGACGAAGGAGAGCAGTGA
- a CDS encoding roadblock/LC7 domain-containing protein, translating into MNSVGAPETPRALDWLVSGFARDVPGVSHAIIVSADGLLSAASTHLPLDRADQLAAVTSGLASLSAGASRLFDGGAVLQSVVEMENGYLLLMGVGSGAYLAALAVVGCDIGQIGYEMATLVDRVGTTMDIAPRSGRGI; encoded by the coding sequence GTGAATTCTGTCGGAGCCCCAGAAACCCCTCGTGCACTCGACTGGTTGGTATCGGGCTTTGCGCGCGACGTTCCAGGAGTAAGTCACGCCATCATCGTCTCGGCCGACGGGTTGCTGAGCGCAGCGAGCACCCACCTTCCGCTCGATCGTGCAGACCAACTGGCTGCCGTGACATCGGGACTCGCCAGCCTCTCGGCCGGTGCATCGCGACTGTTCGACGGCGGTGCCGTCCTGCAATCGGTGGTTGAAATGGAGAACGGCTACCTGCTGCTCATGGGTGTCGGTAGCGGTGCGTACCTCGCGGCGCTTGCCGTCGTGGGATGCGATATCGGCCAGATAGGTTACGAAATGGCAACTCTGGTCGATCGGGTCGGAACCACCATGGACATCGCTCCGCGATCAGGTCGGGGTATTTGA
- a CDS encoding DUF742 domain-containing protein, translating into MPHHHPEHTDPEPSLVRSYALTEGRTKPSIDLPLEAIVATVEDAVTKRLAPEDIRASIVALCEHRISIAEIAAHLAVPIGVARVLVADLVVAGALEVQATLRSDATSVERRELIERTLSGLRAL; encoded by the coding sequence ATGCCACATCATCACCCCGAGCACACTGATCCTGAACCCAGCCTCGTTCGTTCGTATGCGCTCACCGAAGGCAGGACGAAGCCGTCCATCGATCTTCCGCTCGAAGCGATTGTCGCGACGGTTGAAGACGCGGTCACGAAACGCCTTGCACCGGAGGACATCCGTGCGTCGATCGTCGCCCTGTGTGAGCATCGAATCTCCATCGCGGAAATCGCTGCGCACCTCGCTGTTCCGATCGGCGTGGCGCGGGTTCTGGTGGCGGATCTCGTCGTCGCCGGGGCATTGGAAGTACAAGCCACTCTGCGAAGCGATGCGACCAGCGTCGAGCGCCGCGAATTGATCGAAAGGACCCTCAGTGGACTTCGGGCACTCTGA
- a CDS encoding GTP-binding protein — MDFGHSDAPSRVKSTKIVIAGGFGVGKTTLVGTVSEIVPLRTEAMVTDASDGIDHLGATPNKDTTTVAMDFGRITLADDLVLYLFGTPGQRRFWFMWDDLITGAIGAVILIDTRRLEDSFAAVDFFEARGLPFIVAVNRFDGAPVHSAYDLRQALALSDQIPLIEIDARDRASAKQALITVTEYSLERLAAAALA; from the coding sequence GTGGACTTCGGGCACTCTGACGCACCGTCTCGCGTCAAATCGACAAAAATCGTGATCGCCGGAGGATTCGGCGTCGGAAAGACGACCCTGGTGGGAACGGTTTCCGAGATCGTCCCGCTGCGGACTGAAGCCATGGTCACCGATGCCAGTGACGGTATCGATCACCTCGGCGCGACTCCGAACAAGGACACCACAACGGTGGCAATGGATTTTGGTCGTATCACGCTGGCCGACGACCTCGTCCTGTACCTGTTCGGAACACCTGGTCAGCGGCGCTTCTGGTTCATGTGGGACGACCTCATCACCGGCGCCATCGGGGCGGTCATCCTCATTGACACGCGGCGGCTCGAAGACAGTTTTGCGGCCGTCGATTTCTTCGAGGCCCGCGGACTTCCATTCATCGTGGCGGTCAACCGTTTCGATGGAGCACCGGTTCATTCTGCATACGATCTTCGCCAGGCGCTGGCGTTATCCGATCAGATTCCGCTGATCGAAATCGACGCACGCGACCGCGCATCCGCTAAACAAGCGTTGATCACAGTCACCGAATACTCGCTCGAACGCCTTGCTGCCGCAGCACTCGCTTAA
- a CDS encoding MHYT domain-containing protein, with protein sequence MSDEMHHFSMGLWLLGLAFVVSVVGSVVGLACTRQSTETTRGATRMLWLLMGALSIGGVGIWLMHFIAMLGFAVPGSPIRYSLAWTIVSAVISVTGVFIGLLIIGTEYRLNRLLAGGLVVGVAVSVMHYLGMRAFRFQGEIHYNMYFVALSVLIAVVAGTAALWFTMVLESTMLRFIGGVIMGIAVVGMHYTGMAAVRVVHDPSAPAPEGIGVFAFLFPVFVFGLLALAVPIVAVMTAPDRLTAQMDADAEDLAFDALEFADR encoded by the coding sequence ATGTCGGATGAAATGCATCATTTCTCGATGGGACTCTGGCTGCTCGGACTCGCCTTCGTCGTTTCCGTCGTCGGATCGGTTGTCGGCTTGGCGTGTACACGTCAATCCACGGAGACCACCCGCGGCGCGACTCGGATGCTGTGGTTGCTGATGGGTGCGTTGTCGATCGGCGGCGTAGGAATCTGGCTGATGCACTTCATTGCAATGCTCGGATTTGCGGTGCCCGGCAGCCCCATTCGCTACAGTCTGGCGTGGACGATCGTCTCTGCCGTGATTTCCGTGACCGGTGTGTTTATCGGCCTGTTGATCATCGGCACCGAGTACCGCTTGAATAGGCTTCTCGCCGGTGGTCTCGTGGTGGGTGTCGCAGTCAGCGTGATGCACTATCTGGGTATGCGCGCCTTCCGCTTTCAAGGCGAGATTCACTACAACATGTACTTTGTCGCACTGTCGGTCTTGATCGCCGTTGTCGCCGGAACCGCCGCGTTGTGGTTCACGATGGTTCTGGAATCCACGATGCTGCGTTTCATCGGCGGTGTGATCATGGGAATCGCCGTCGTCGGAATGCATTACACGGGTATGGCTGCGGTGCGCGTGGTGCACGATCCGTCGGCGCCGGCGCCCGAAGGCATCGGGGTATTCGCGTTCCTGTTTCCTGTCTTCGTGTTCGGACTACTCGCGTTGGCCGTGCCGATCGTCGCCGTTATGACGGCTCCTGACCGGTTAACTGCCCAAATGGACGCCGATGCCGAAGATCTGGCTTTCGATGCCCTGGAATTCGCTGACCGGTAA
- a CDS encoding MerR family transcriptional regulator has translation MLIGEVSRRCGVSTRMLRHYDALGLVMPTGRTSGGYREYSADDIRRLFHVESLRTLGLSLNDAKRALDEPDFAPADLVGDLMRHTRARIEAEEELLTKLERVDAASPAEWDDVLRIVSLLRALESESAAYRQQAILSQDGKASLPVDALVEAFLSEDDANVAGALQWSLARVAGQGLAALAKGIDSEKVGVRRRAIAAIAAIDTAEATEHLRRALDDSDTTVRAEAALALAARGRVEPIPELLDMVTEGRRDVEAAEALGLLTEAAPPTVDIAQALQDKLDTTDDVPTRLRITQALAEIPGKAAQEALNRLSHDGDRTVAATAAAILTGQRIPGHRKPDLRHRRPFGQLTGQEPS, from the coding sequence ATGTTGATCGGCGAGGTCTCGCGGCGTTGCGGCGTCAGTACGAGAATGCTGCGGCATTACGACGCGTTGGGGCTGGTAATGCCGACGGGCCGCACGTCCGGCGGCTACCGCGAGTACTCTGCCGACGACATCCGGCGTCTCTTCCATGTCGAGAGCCTGCGGACTCTGGGTCTCTCACTGAACGATGCCAAGCGCGCGCTCGACGAACCTGATTTCGCTCCAGCCGATTTGGTCGGTGACCTCATGCGGCACACTCGCGCGCGCATCGAAGCCGAGGAAGAATTGCTCACGAAGCTCGAGCGCGTCGACGCGGCCTCACCCGCGGAGTGGGATGATGTTCTGCGCATTGTCTCTCTGCTGCGGGCGCTCGAATCGGAGTCCGCGGCCTACCGCCAACAAGCGATCCTGTCGCAGGACGGGAAAGCGTCGCTACCTGTCGATGCTCTGGTCGAGGCCTTCTTGTCGGAGGACGACGCCAATGTGGCTGGTGCACTTCAGTGGTCGTTGGCGAGGGTTGCCGGTCAGGGACTCGCGGCCCTGGCCAAAGGTATCGACTCGGAGAAGGTTGGCGTTCGGCGGCGGGCTATTGCCGCGATAGCAGCCATCGACACCGCGGAGGCGACGGAACACCTCAGGCGTGCGCTCGATGATTCGGACACCACGGTCCGCGCCGAGGCTGCCCTCGCTCTCGCCGCTCGGGGACGTGTCGAGCCAATCCCCGAACTCCTCGACATGGTGACCGAAGGACGGCGCGACGTCGAGGCTGCCGAGGCATTGGGCTTGCTGACGGAGGCGGCACCTCCGACCGTCGACATCGCACAGGCCCTACAGGACAAGCTCGACACCACCGATGACGTGCCCACACGACTGCGAATCACACAGGCACTTGCGGAAATTCCCGGTAAAGCGGCCCAGGAAGCGCTGAACCGATTGTCCCACGACGGCGATCGGACAGTCGCGGCCACAGCAGCAGCGATCCTTACCGGTCAGCGAATTCCAGGGCATCGAAAGCCAGATCTTCGGCATCGGCGTCCATTTGGGCAGTTAACCGGTCAGGAGCCGTCATAA
- a CDS encoding HEAT repeat domain-containing protein — protein MVVINTTNHGGLHAHLVDALSAADSSARLRAALSAGTDPDPNFTDSLVDRCAVEPDFFVRDMLTWALCRLPAESTVPRLVQELESGTVQARSQALHTLSKIGDRHAWPAVAALLHDVHDEIARTAWRTAVALVPPGDEATVAADLATELGRGDHDLQLSLSRAMVGLGEPVLAILDAAQASSDPGIRAHAEATKVLYLDPDSTFTLSIEMAKRVAVIGSDT, from the coding sequence GTGGTTGTCATCAACACAACCAACCATGGCGGGCTGCATGCCCACCTCGTCGACGCACTGTCCGCAGCCGACTCGTCCGCTCGGCTACGGGCAGCACTCTCTGCCGGCACGGACCCCGATCCCAACTTCACGGACTCACTCGTCGATCGGTGCGCCGTCGAACCGGATTTCTTCGTCCGAGACATGCTGACCTGGGCATTGTGCCGCCTGCCGGCCGAGAGCACGGTGCCCAGACTGGTCCAAGAGCTAGAGTCCGGCACCGTGCAGGCTCGCAGTCAGGCGCTGCACACCCTGTCCAAGATCGGGGATCGGCACGCGTGGCCCGCCGTAGCTGCACTGCTACACGACGTGCATGACGAGATCGCGCGCACCGCGTGGCGGACGGCAGTGGCGCTGGTGCCGCCCGGCGACGAGGCAACCGTCGCGGCCGATCTTGCTACCGAACTCGGACGGGGTGACCACGATCTGCAGCTGAGTCTGAGCCGTGCGATGGTGGGACTGGGAGAACCCGTCCTAGCAATCCTCGATGCAGCTCAGGCGAGTTCCGATCCAGGCATTCGCGCCCATGCGGAAGCCACCAAGGTGCTCTACCTCGACCCCGACAGCACATTCACCCTCTCTATCGAGATGGCGAAGCGCGTCGCAGTCATAGGCTCGGACACGTAG
- a CDS encoding dihydrofolate reductase family protein: MSQLLRVQNFNISSDGIAAGPDQSFESPFGLDHGEMFAWAGATASWPMRTDPGGSRGLDDYFTRDYDRNIGAEIMGRNKFGPQRGPWENHEWLGWWGDEPPFRTPVFVMTHHTRPSFTLTDTTFHFVDGDPATILKQAREAAQGKDVRLGGGVSTIREFLDADLVDTMHVAVSPIAFGSGLKLWDSPDELLDRFNLEVIPSPSGVHHHLFWRK; the protein is encoded by the coding sequence ATGAGCCAGCTACTGCGAGTCCAGAACTTCAACATCTCGAGCGACGGAATCGCTGCCGGACCCGACCAAAGCTTCGAGAGTCCGTTCGGACTCGATCATGGCGAGATGTTCGCTTGGGCCGGCGCCACGGCCAGCTGGCCGATGCGCACCGATCCCGGTGGCAGCCGAGGCCTCGACGACTACTTCACGCGAGATTACGACCGCAACATCGGCGCCGAGATTATGGGCCGCAACAAGTTCGGTCCCCAACGCGGCCCCTGGGAGAACCATGAGTGGCTCGGGTGGTGGGGCGACGAACCTCCATTTCGTACTCCGGTATTTGTCATGACTCACCACACGCGTCCTTCGTTCACGCTCACCGACACCACGTTCCACTTCGTCGACGGCGACCCGGCAACAATCCTGAAACAGGCGCGAGAGGCCGCGCAAGGCAAGGACGTTCGACTCGGCGGCGGGGTGAGCACCATCCGGGAGTTCCTCGACGCTGATCTTGTCGACACCATGCATGTGGCGGTCTCACCGATCGCGTTCGGGTCCGGACTGAAACTCTGGGACTCACCCGACGAACTGCTCGATCGGTTCAACCTCGAGGTCATCCCCAGCCCCAGCGGCGTACACCACCATCTGTTTTGGCGAAAGTGA
- a CDS encoding sugar O-acetyltransferase translates to MGEELSRLTRGEWYLDDDELREQRRDCWRQLDIFNAASADDDNARSKALARLLGKVGRGTVIVPRFQCSYGYNTRLGDDVFVNANAFFMDDAVISIGNHSRIGPGAQLMTALHPVDDHHRRREGWERAHAITIEDNVWLGAAVTVGAGVTIGRNSVIGAGSVVLHDIPDHVVAAGSPARVIRNTPTEP, encoded by the coding sequence ATGGGGGAAGAATTGAGTCGGCTCACGCGTGGTGAGTGGTATCTCGACGACGACGAATTGCGCGAGCAGCGTCGAGATTGCTGGCGACAGCTCGATATATTCAACGCCGCATCCGCCGACGATGACAATGCACGTTCCAAGGCGTTGGCGCGGCTTCTCGGCAAAGTAGGTAGAGGCACCGTAATTGTCCCGCGGTTTCAGTGCAGCTACGGATACAACACCCGGCTCGGAGACGATGTCTTCGTCAATGCCAACGCGTTCTTTATGGACGACGCGGTCATCAGTATCGGGAATCACAGCAGGATCGGACCGGGCGCACAGTTGATGACCGCTCTGCATCCCGTCGATGACCACCACCGCCGCCGAGAGGGATGGGAACGCGCGCACGCGATCACGATAGAAGACAACGTGTGGCTGGGCGCTGCGGTAACCGTCGGAGCTGGGGTCACTATCGGCCGTAATTCGGTCATCGGCGCTGGAAGCGTCGTTCTGCATGACATTCCTGATCACGTCGTCGCAGCGGGATCGCCGGCAAGGGTCATCCGAAACACTCCCACCGAACCATGA
- a CDS encoding DinB family protein: MSTNIITTGTERSIIENMLDRNRQTLIETARGLSDADARRRLVASLTTPISLIKHAAAAERIWFQRFWAGLGESECDGYSRRDEGTFTVTDDESLSDVIAEFERASQRSREIVSRFDLDDTMDTPREGTVSMRWTLLLMIQELARHAGHGDILREQIDKLVVHNTPET, translated from the coding sequence ATGTCCACCAACATAATTACCACCGGCACGGAACGGTCGATCATCGAGAACATGCTCGACCGCAACCGCCAAACACTGATCGAGACCGCACGCGGCCTCTCCGATGCCGACGCTCGCCGACGGCTCGTTGCATCTCTGACGACACCGATCTCCTTGATCAAGCATGCCGCTGCCGCGGAACGGATTTGGTTCCAGCGGTTCTGGGCGGGACTCGGTGAATCCGAATGCGATGGATACTCGCGCCGCGACGAGGGCACCTTCACCGTCACCGACGACGAGTCACTGTCAGACGTCATCGCCGAATTCGAGCGCGCAAGCCAACGATCACGTGAGATCGTGTCCCGCTTCGACCTCGACGACACCATGGACACTCCCCGCGAGGGAACCGTCAGCATGCGATGGACACTGCTTCTCATGATCCAAGAGCTCGCCAGGCACGCAGGTCACGGCGATATCCTCCGCGAACAGATCGACAAGCTGGTCGTGCACAACACTCCTGAAACCTGA